The Chelatococcus sp. HY11 nucleotide sequence AGGGCTACGCCTACGTGGCTGATATGATCGCGCAATGGCCGCATTGGCGTGCCTGGTTTGACAAGGCCTAGCGCCCCTGTCGCGACGGTTTGTGCGACTTGATCAGCGGTGATTGTAATGGCCCACAGTCCCAAGCTTCGCCGCGGCTGGAAGGACGCGCAACGACCTCAGTCAGGCGTGAGGCCTCCGGCACGCCAGGGCTTTCATAGATGTCTGTCAAAAGTGATGTTACTCACGAGCCAGAGAACCCGCGCGTCAGCTGAACTCGTATTGCGGATAGAATGGGGCGTTGTTCCCTCGAACTGGAAACTGTCCCCTTCGCTCAGCAGGCACGTTTCATCGCCGTACTGCAGAACAACTTCTCCCACCAATACCAAACCTGATTTTTCGGTGAGTGATACAAGCGGTGTTTCGCCCGTGGAGCCGCCCGGTGGGATGTGAAGTATCATCATGTCCAGGGAGCGCGAGGTCCCTGTCGAGATGAGCTCCTTGGTGAGAACACCGAGGTCGCAGAAGGGACGCCGATCCTTTCTGCGGATGAACTCTGGATCCTCCGCGCGTGCGGGCACCGTGGGAAATAGTGTCTGCTGTGTGACCCCCAGAGCCGATTGAATTTTCTGCATCGTCTTGAAGGACGGGTTCGCGATGCCGCGTTCGATCTGACTGAGAGTGC carries:
- a CDS encoding helix-turn-helix domain-containing protein, with translation MEDTPMEIGTTVGGRIRRTRVALGISLKQLSDSAGVSIGTLSQIERGIANPSFKTMQKIQSALGVTQQTLFPTVPARAEDPEFIRRKDRRPFCDLGVLTKELISTGTSRSLDMMILHIPPGGSTGETPLVSLTEKSGLVLVGEVVLQYGDETCLLSEGDSFQFEGTTPHSIRNTSSADARVLWLVSNITFDRHL